One genomic region from Prevotella sp. Rep29 encodes:
- a CDS encoding C69 family dipeptidase codes for MKKIAISLFVLMMGFPILSKACTNIMVGKDASSDGSVYCTYCCDSYGLFYGLAHYPAAKYAPGTQRQLISCYSRKPKGVIPEAAETYNVVGNINEWQVSIAESTFNVDKSLVDSTGMMDHTLMMLLALQRAKTAREAIKVMTDLVEKYGYSSQGESFSVCDPNEAWLLEVVSQGPGSGKAVWVAVRIPDNAICAHANESRITRFNMKDKKNVMYHKDVIKYARESGRFSGKDSEFSFRDAYNKPGFSGRRMCDARVWSFYNRHCKGMEKYLPYILGEEDTWEDMPIWVVPDKKLTLQDVQAAMRDHYEGTQLEHGDDITRGLTNSPYPQGIGFTYKGKKYFNERYIASPQSAFSWVTQMRSWLPREIGGIIWFGNDEANMVAQTPFYCCATRTAPCYDINGADDVTFSMDNAFWVSNWVANMVYARYGIMFKDLKQVRDSLDNSYQVALPAVEAKAQALLKTNRNEAIEYLTSYSVDKAQEMLARWQKLAFFLIVKYNDMAEKPEKDGVFLRNQYGRGEKVKRLEYPEYVKRAIAEQTGERYMNPSSKKKK; via the coding sequence ATGAAGAAGATTGCAATTTCATTGTTCGTGCTGATGATGGGATTCCCCATATTGTCAAAAGCGTGTACGAACATCATGGTTGGTAAGGATGCGAGCAGCGACGGCTCCGTCTATTGTACTTACTGCTGCGACTCATACGGGCTGTTCTACGGACTTGCCCACTATCCTGCAGCAAAATACGCACCAGGCACACAACGGCAACTCATCAGTTGTTACTCGCGCAAGCCGAAAGGTGTCATTCCCGAGGCTGCAGAAACCTACAATGTGGTAGGCAACATCAACGAATGGCAGGTCAGCATCGCCGAGAGTACGTTCAACGTAGATAAAAGTTTGGTCGATTCCACTGGCATGATGGACCACACGCTGATGATGCTGCTTGCACTACAGCGCGCAAAGACCGCCCGCGAAGCCATCAAAGTGATGACCGACCTCGTGGAGAAATACGGCTACAGCAGTCAGGGAGAATCGTTCTCCGTCTGCGACCCCAACGAAGCATGGCTGTTGGAAGTGGTTAGTCAAGGTCCTGGTTCAGGCAAGGCGGTATGGGTGGCTGTCCGTATTCCCGACAATGCCATTTGCGCACATGCCAACGAAAGCCGCATCACACGTTTCAATATGAAAGACAAGAAGAATGTGATGTACCACAAGGATGTCATCAAGTATGCCCGTGAGTCTGGTCGTTTCAGTGGCAAGGACAGCGAGTTCAGCTTCCGCGATGCGTACAATAAACCTGGATTCAGCGGCAGACGTATGTGTGATGCCCGTGTATGGAGTTTTTACAACCGCCATTGCAAGGGAATGGAGAAATACCTTCCTTATATTTTAGGCGAGGAAGACACATGGGAAGACATGCCGATATGGGTTGTGCCCGACAAGAAGCTGACTTTGCAGGACGTTCAAGCAGCCATGCGCGACCACTATGAGGGTACGCAGCTGGAGCACGGCGACGACATTACGCGCGGTCTGACCAACTCCCCCTACCCGCAGGGCATCGGATTCACGTACAAAGGAAAGAAATATTTCAACGAGCGCTATATCGCCTCTCCGCAGTCAGCCTTCTCATGGGTGACCCAGATGCGCTCATGGCTGCCCCGCGAGATTGGCGGCATCATCTGGTTCGGAAACGACGAAGCCAACATGGTGGCACAGACGCCATTCTATTGCTGCGCTACACGCACGGCGCCCTGCTACGACATCAACGGTGCCGACGACGTGACGTTCTCCATGGACAACGCCTTCTGGGTGTCCAACTGGGTTGCCAACATGGTCTATGCCCGCTACGGCATCATGTTCAAAGACCTGAAACAGGTGCGCGACTCCTTAGACAACAGCTATCAGGTAGCACTCCCTGCGGTGGAGGCAAAGGCACAGGCACTGCTGAAGACCAATCGCAACGAAGCCATCGAATACCTGACTTCCTATTCTGTGGACAAGGCACAGGAGATGCTCGCGCGCTGGCAGAAACTGGCGTTCTTCCTCATTGTGAAATACAACGACATGGCAGAGAAGCCTGAGAAAGACGGCGTGTTCCTGCGCAACCAATACGGACGCGGCGAGAAAGTGAAGCGACTGGAATATCCGGAGTATGTGAAGCGTGCCATCGCCGAGCAGACAGGCGAACGCTACATGAATCCGAGCAGTAAGAAAAAGAAGTAA
- a CDS encoding TonB-dependent receptor — MNATRAIKTVLLFAFLANMPALAQEPATVIDRIVQQIRLFPQEKTYMHTDASDYAPGDRIWVKVYIVNALTHEPTEESHYVYVELTDDEGLTVNRVKLMNREGIYAGFVDIPTTAVSGKYHLRAYTEMMTELKGYEDMKSIYVTGKTKADKKGKAGGSPSANKHIPQKIHYERQGENIKIRIDRSLHHKEFYLLAHCRGYPFLTRKMNSSQTIVLHRDSLPAGVVSLLLFDTKWNLLAQRQLFSKNDAERCQLTLSTDKDNYRTTEQVRLKLEAPQLREGERADLSISVTGPITTKGHRPSSILAHLLLASDVKNGIGRPEWHYDHPETTDTLIANQAWERYDIGEVAKGKLRQPTLTPESSQTLSGKVRTLIFKKPVKKAVVTLISPQTGRFAITNTDEHGLFTFTGIDSPENTTFVLKAETEKGNERIELQVKDQVFPEFPATAHKDDEPYKAHEHEDISLDSLMMLYNDGIFLESVEVKGILRNSASEGDAYARASDFSFGLHQIEEFGVTCLHELLRRIPGIFQHDGQFYLRASTSIYGDNPIVFAIDGVLMDADYDLDNIQMQDVARVDVFKTGSTVLWGARGGSGVVSITTKNGVYATEQVEKVNQKKVTPLGFQRDMPFHHPSGMRKTLYWNPNITSDTLEFVASEIPGECRIIVEGVTSEGRLIHEEHLVKVGNTLPE, encoded by the coding sequence ATGAACGCAACAAGAGCCATTAAGACCGTCCTGCTGTTTGCCTTTCTGGCAAATATGCCTGCCCTTGCCCAGGAGCCGGCAACGGTCATTGACCGCATTGTGCAGCAAATCAGGCTTTTCCCGCAGGAGAAAACCTATATGCACACAGACGCTTCCGACTATGCACCGGGCGACAGGATATGGGTAAAGGTCTATATCGTGAACGCCCTGACACACGAGCCGACGGAGGAAAGCCACTACGTGTATGTGGAACTGACGGACGATGAGGGACTGACCGTCAACCGCGTGAAACTGATGAACCGCGAGGGCATATATGCCGGATTTGTTGATATACCCACTACGGCTGTCAGCGGGAAATACCACCTCCGCGCCTACACGGAGATGATGACCGAGCTGAAAGGCTATGAAGACATGAAAAGCATCTACGTCACAGGGAAGACGAAGGCTGACAAGAAAGGAAAAGCGGGCGGCTCGCCATCTGCAAACAAGCACATCCCACAGAAGATTCACTACGAGCGACAGGGTGAGAACATCAAAATCCGCATCGACCGGAGCCTCCACCACAAGGAGTTCTACCTGCTGGCTCACTGCCGCGGATACCCTTTCCTCACCCGAAAGATGAACAGCTCACAGACAATCGTGCTGCACCGCGACTCACTTCCCGCCGGAGTGGTTTCGCTCCTGTTGTTCGACACGAAATGGAACCTCCTCGCCCAGCGCCAGCTGTTTAGCAAAAACGATGCGGAGCGCTGTCAACTCACACTCTCAACAGACAAAGACAACTACCGAACGACGGAGCAAGTCAGACTGAAACTGGAAGCCCCCCAACTGAGGGAGGGCGAACGGGCAGATCTCTCCATCTCCGTCACCGGTCCCATCACGACCAAAGGGCATCGCCCTTCGTCGATTCTCGCGCATCTGCTGCTCGCCAGCGACGTGAAAAACGGCATCGGACGCCCGGAATGGCACTACGACCATCCCGAAACGACTGACACGCTCATCGCCAATCAGGCGTGGGAACGATATGACATCGGAGAAGTGGCGAAAGGAAAACTCAGACAACCGACGCTCACTCCCGAAAGTTCACAGACACTCTCAGGCAAGGTGCGCACGCTAATCTTCAAGAAGCCCGTCAAGAAAGCTGTCGTCACACTCATCTCCCCGCAGACCGGCAGATTCGCTATCACCAATACCGACGAGCACGGATTGTTTACCTTCACCGGCATCGACTCACCCGAAAACACGACTTTCGTCCTGAAAGCCGAGACGGAGAAAGGCAACGAGCGCATCGAACTGCAAGTAAAAGACCAAGTGTTCCCCGAATTCCCGGCAACAGCCCACAAGGACGACGAACCATACAAAGCCCACGAACACGAAGACATTTCGCTCGACTCGCTGATGATGCTCTACAACGACGGCATCTTCCTCGAGAGCGTAGAGGTAAAGGGCATCCTCCGCAATTCCGCCAGCGAAGGAGATGCCTATGCACGGGCGTCCGACTTCTCGTTCGGACTGCACCAGATAGAGGAGTTTGGCGTCACCTGCCTGCACGAACTACTCCGACGGATTCCCGGCATATTCCAACACGACGGACAGTTCTACCTCCGTGCCAGCACCAGCATCTACGGCGACAACCCCATCGTTTTCGCCATCGACGGAGTGCTCATGGATGCAGACTACGACTTGGACAACATACAGATGCAGGACGTGGCACGCGTGGATGTCTTCAAGACCGGTTCCACGGTCCTGTGGGGCGCACGCGGCGGTAGCGGTGTCGTGTCCATCACCACCAAAAACGGAGTATATGCGACCGAACAAGTGGAGAAGGTCAATCAGAAGAAGGTGACCCCATTAGGCTTCCAGCGAGACATGCCTTTCCACCACCCGTCAGGCATGAGAAAGACCCT